One genomic segment of Pseudonocardia sp. T1-2H includes these proteins:
- a CDS encoding DUF6319 family protein, translating into MTAQGALTEQDVVAVRGEAAAGRPVTVWFTAAAVGVPAGGSAKVVAVGDVAEGDFIQVRPAGSRDTMFCSPNELTRTKPPRRRAAPRTEQAKEAVTPPAPQPTTPRPAAVSAQPTDEATASVAPPAPRKPKEKAAVPAEGPAASAGAAPRRPVSTRRRADRPAEMTVSLTAKVDGEWSVEVLVGTKRVVPSVPVQAADVAAASRSLPPAVAEVITSSLEGARQRQRERVERLRAELDAAQRALDQLDV; encoded by the coding sequence ATGACTGCACAGGGTGCGCTCACGGAGCAGGACGTGGTGGCCGTGCGCGGGGAAGCGGCAGCGGGCCGCCCGGTGACGGTCTGGTTCACCGCGGCCGCGGTCGGGGTTCCCGCCGGCGGGTCGGCCAAGGTGGTGGCGGTCGGCGACGTCGCCGAGGGGGACTTCATCCAGGTCCGGCCGGCGGGCTCGCGTGACACGATGTTCTGCTCGCCGAACGAGCTCACGCGAACCAAGCCTCCGCGCCGCCGGGCTGCCCCGCGGACGGAGCAGGCGAAGGAGGCCGTCACGCCGCCGGCCCCGCAGCCGACCACGCCACGACCTGCCGCGGTATCCGCACAGCCCACGGACGAGGCGACAGCGTCCGTGGCTCCTCCGGCGCCGAGGAAACCGAAGGAGAAGGCCGCGGTGCCGGCCGAAGGGCCTGCCGCGTCCGCGGGCGCAGCCCCGCGTCGGCCCGTCAGCACACGACGACGGGCCGACCGCCCGGCCGAGATGACCGTCAGTCTCACCGCGAAGGTGGACGGCGAGTGGAGCGTCGAGGTGCTCGTCGGCACGAAGCGGGTCGTGCCCTCCGTGCCGGTGCAGGCGGCCGACGTGGCCGCCGCCTCCCGGTCGCTGCCGCCCGCAGTCGCCGAGGTGATCACGTCGTCGTTGGAGGGCGCGCGTCAACGGCAGCGCGAACGTGTCGAGCGGTTGCGCGCCGAGCTCGACGCGGCGCAGCGCGCGCTCGACCAACTCGACGTCTGA